Proteins from a genomic interval of Aquabacterium sp. J223:
- a CDS encoding putative bifunctional diguanylate cyclase/phosphodiesterase, which produces MTAQVPALAAQAASRSLLQTVLDALHEAAWVVEGASRRVLLANAQALALLGRDAGEVIGADTLALLATPEDLAFWDEAAAGHGAPPSLSSHTRLQRADGAALALARRITPLTGFGAGPLFLVTVTDLTAARAAADERELLLAELRATLESTVDGILVCDLAGRIRAFNRNFARLWSLPEALLQQGEDRAVFDWMRRSVADADAYERRLATLRDAALVQATDRLTLLSGAVIERVAAPQLVQGRPVGRVYAFRDLSDQIATGQRIERLASTDALTGLANRGHFTTLLQEALSHGPHGPRPLALLVLDLDRFRQLNDSLGPAEGDRVLRQLGQLLARCLRQGDVVARVGGDQFALLIHDADGAGAEAGARRLMDAITAPFTIAGRTVTLTCSIGIALHPKDGRAPAELLRHAEAAMLQAKQAGRAGWRFHRHEARALTHSALDLDQAMRRGLAGDEFRLHYQPQVRLADDQVVGVEALLRWHDRRLGPVSPATFIPVAEDSGFILTLGDWVLQEAVRQAADWLRRGLRMPVAVNVAALQFAQPGFADRVAQVLHQHALPAALLELELTESGLVGETGEALPRLQALADLGVRLAIDDFGTGYSNLGYLKRLPIQKLKIDRGFVRGLPADGSDAGIVSAVLQMARALHLRVVAEGVETAAQRDFLARAGCDHYQGFLHAPALPAEQIEQRLLPATALQRA; this is translated from the coding sequence ATGACGGCCCAGGTGCCGGCGCTCGCGGCACAGGCGGCCTCGCGCTCGCTGCTGCAGACCGTGCTGGACGCGCTGCACGAAGCGGCCTGGGTCGTCGAGGGCGCCAGCCGCCGCGTGCTGCTGGCCAACGCGCAGGCGCTGGCCCTGCTCGGCCGCGACGCCGGCGAGGTCATCGGCGCCGACACGCTGGCGCTGCTGGCCACGCCGGAGGACCTGGCGTTCTGGGACGAAGCGGCCGCCGGCCACGGCGCACCGCCCTCGTTGTCCTCGCACACCCGGCTGCAGCGCGCCGACGGTGCGGCGCTGGCGTTGGCGCGCCGCATCACCCCGCTGACGGGCTTCGGCGCCGGCCCGCTGTTCCTGGTCACCGTCACCGACCTCACCGCCGCCCGGGCGGCTGCCGACGAGCGCGAGCTGCTGCTGGCCGAACTGCGCGCCACGCTGGAATCGACGGTCGACGGCATCCTGGTGTGCGACCTGGCCGGCCGCATCCGCGCCTTCAACCGCAACTTCGCCCGCCTGTGGTCGCTGCCCGAGGCGCTGCTGCAGCAGGGCGAGGACCGTGCGGTGTTCGACTGGATGCGGCGCAGCGTCGCCGACGCCGACGCCTACGAACGCCGCCTGGCCACGCTGCGCGACGCGGCGCTGGTGCAGGCCACCGACCGGCTCACCCTGCTGTCGGGCGCGGTGATCGAGCGCGTGGCCGCGCCGCAGCTGGTGCAGGGCCGGCCGGTGGGCCGGGTCTACGCCTTCCGCGACCTGTCGGACCAGATCGCCACCGGCCAGCGCATCGAGCGGCTGGCCAGCACCGACGCGCTGACCGGCCTGGCCAACCGCGGCCACTTCACCACCCTGCTGCAGGAGGCGCTCTCGCACGGCCCGCACGGCCCGCGGCCGCTGGCGCTGCTCGTGCTCGACCTCGACCGCTTCCGCCAGCTCAACGACAGCCTCGGGCCGGCCGAGGGCGACCGCGTGCTGCGCCAGCTCGGCCAGCTGCTGGCGCGCTGCCTGCGGCAGGGCGACGTCGTGGCCCGGGTGGGCGGCGACCAGTTCGCGCTGCTGATCCACGATGCCGACGGCGCCGGCGCGGAGGCCGGTGCCCGGCGGCTGATGGACGCGATCACCGCGCCCTTCACCATCGCCGGCCGCACGGTGACGCTGACCTGCAGCATCGGCATCGCCCTGCACCCGAAGGACGGCCGCGCGCCGGCCGAGCTGCTGCGCCACGCGGAGGCGGCCATGCTGCAGGCCAAGCAGGCGGGGCGCGCCGGCTGGCGCTTCCATCGCCACGAGGCGCGGGCGCTGACGCATTCGGCGCTCGACCTCGACCAGGCCATGCGCCGCGGCCTGGCCGGCGACGAATTCCGGCTGCACTACCAGCCGCAGGTGCGGCTGGCCGACGACCAGGTGGTGGGCGTCGAGGCGCTGCTGCGCTGGCACGACCGCCGGCTGGGGCCGGTGTCCCCCGCCACCTTCATCCCGGTGGCCGAGGACTCGGGCTTCATCCTCACCCTCGGCGACTGGGTGCTGCAGGAGGCGGTGCGCCAGGCGGCCGACTGGCTGCGGCGCGGCCTGCGCATGCCGGTGGCGGTCAACGTGGCGGCGCTGCAGTTCGCGCAGCCGGGCTTCGCCGACCGGGTGGCGCAGGTGCTGCACCAGCACGCGCTGCCGGCGGCGCTGCTGGAGCTGGAGCTCACCGAGTCCGGCCTCGTCGGCGAGACCGGCGAGGCGCTGCCGCGGCTGCAGGCCCTGGCCGACCTGGGCGTGCGGCTGGCCATCGACGACTTCGGCACCGGCTACTCCAACCTCGGCTACCTGAAGCGGCTGCCGATCCAGAAGCTGAAGATCGACCGCGGCTTCGTGCGTGGCCTGCCGGCCGACGGCAGCGACGCCGGCATCGTCAGCGCGGTGCTGCAGATGGCGCGCGCGCTGCACCTGCGGGTGGTGGCCGAAGGCGTCGAGACGGCGGCCCAGCGCGACTTCCTGGCGCGCGCCGGCTGCGACCACTACCAGGGCTTCCTGCACGCGCCGGCGCTGCCGGCCGAGCAGATCGAGCAGCGCCTGCTGCCCGCGACCGCGCTGCAACGCGCCTGA
- a CDS encoding class I SAM-dependent methyltransferase, whose translation MNPIESIVQEKLSAVERPLALVLPGGKRLGPADAAVCVELKEMGPLAHLAASQVGKLAEDYVEGRLVLHGTLRDTMDVAASLIGGDPTHATVQRGVRGWWQALQRLRDSGRHHTTEADARQIQFHYDVSDDFYALWLDPRRVYSCAYYREPTMTLAQAQEAKLDHICRKLMLREGERFLDIGAGWGGLLMWAAEHYGVHATGITLSKNQHAHVNRLIQDKGLQGRVQMQLLDYRHLSEDQPWDKIASVGMFEHVGKALLPTYFEKLRRLLKPGGLLMNHGITAGGTRNHQLGAGMGDFIERYIFPGGELEHISHVLEVMSETGWEATDVENLRPHYARTCWAWSDNLEAQLQRAAGIVPDKVLRAYRLYLAGCGMCFERGWISLHQVLATRPSGDTQGSALPGAQSVYPFNREYIYR comes from the coding sequence ATGAACCCGATCGAGTCCATCGTCCAGGAGAAGCTGTCAGCGGTCGAACGGCCGCTGGCGCTGGTGCTGCCCGGCGGCAAGCGCCTCGGCCCCGCCGACGCGGCCGTCTGCGTCGAGCTGAAGGAGATGGGCCCGCTGGCCCACCTCGCGGCCAGCCAGGTCGGCAAGCTGGCCGAGGACTACGTCGAGGGCCGGCTGGTGCTGCACGGCACGCTGCGCGACACCATGGACGTGGCCGCCTCGCTGATCGGCGGGGACCCCACGCATGCGACCGTGCAGCGCGGCGTGCGCGGCTGGTGGCAGGCGCTGCAGCGGCTGCGCGACTCCGGCCGCCACCACACCACCGAGGCCGACGCCCGGCAGATCCAGTTCCACTACGACGTCTCCGACGATTTCTACGCGCTGTGGCTGGACCCGCGGCGCGTCTACTCCTGCGCCTACTACCGCGAGCCGACGATGACGCTGGCGCAGGCGCAGGAGGCCAAGCTGGACCACATCTGCCGCAAGCTGATGCTGCGCGAGGGCGAGCGCTTCCTCGACATCGGCGCCGGCTGGGGCGGGCTGCTGATGTGGGCGGCCGAGCACTACGGCGTGCACGCCACCGGCATCACGCTGTCGAAGAACCAGCACGCGCACGTCAACCGGCTGATCCAGGACAAGGGGCTGCAGGGCCGGGTGCAGATGCAGCTGCTGGACTACCGGCACCTGAGCGAAGACCAGCCCTGGGACAAGATCGCCTCGGTGGGCATGTTCGAACACGTGGGCAAGGCGCTGCTGCCGACCTACTTCGAAAAGCTGCGCCGGCTGCTCAAGCCCGGCGGGCTGCTGATGAACCACGGCATCACCGCCGGCGGCACGCGCAACCACCAGCTCGGCGCCGGCATGGGCGACTTCATCGAGCGCTACATCTTCCCCGGCGGCGAGCTGGAGCACATCTCGCACGTGCTGGAGGTGATGAGCGAGACCGGCTGGGAAGCCACCGACGTCGAGAACCTGCGCCCGCACTACGCCCGCACCTGCTGGGCCTGGTCGGACAACCTGGAGGCGCAGCTGCAGCGGGCGGCGGGCATCGTGCCGGACAAGGTGCTGCGCGCCTACCGGCTCTACCTGGCCGGGTGCGGCATGTGCTTCGAGCGCGGCTGGATCTCGCTGCACCAGGTGCTGGCCACCCGGCCCAGCGGCGACACCCAGGGCAGCGCGCTGCCCGGCGCGCAGTCGGTCTACCCCTTCAACCGCGAGTACATCTACCGCTGA
- a CDS encoding DUF1840 domain-containing protein: MLYKFKTRNAGDVIMTGPHGDHVLELLGRPPAASGIFEAAHLPSLVERLQQAVVAEEAERERLEREAAERGEKPPRGEAVALRQRVWPLVEMMKRAAARDEDIVWGL; encoded by the coding sequence ATGCTGTACAAGTTCAAGACCCGAAACGCCGGCGACGTCATCATGACCGGCCCGCACGGCGACCACGTGCTGGAGCTGCTGGGCCGGCCGCCCGCGGCGAGCGGCATCTTCGAGGCGGCCCACCTGCCGTCGTTGGTCGAACGGCTGCAACAGGCGGTGGTCGCCGAGGAAGCCGAGCGCGAGCGCCTCGAGCGGGAGGCGGCCGAGCGCGGCGAGAAGCCGCCGCGCGGCGAGGCCGTCGCCCTGCGCCAGCGGGTGTGGCCGCTGGTGGAGATGATGAAGCGCGCCGCCGCCCGGGACGAGGACATCGTCTGGGGACTTTGA
- a CDS encoding YbhB/YbcL family Raf kinase inhibitor-like protein, with amino-acid sequence MILTTTSWPDGQTIPARHAAGRPDGDGVGFSDNLNPQLAWTGVPAGTKSLVLVCHDPDVPSRGDDVNQPDREVPADLPRVDFFHWVLVDLPPTVNEIAEGEFSRGFTARGKQGPATLHGARHGLNDYTGWFAGNADMAGDYFGYDGPFPPFNDSLLHHYVFTLYAVDVARLPVEGRFTGAQVRQALQGHVLAEARLSGTYTLNRRLRGQG; translated from the coding sequence ATGATTCTTACGACCACCAGCTGGCCCGACGGCCAGACCATTCCCGCGCGCCACGCCGCCGGCCGGCCCGATGGCGACGGCGTCGGCTTTTCCGACAACCTGAACCCCCAGCTGGCGTGGACCGGCGTGCCGGCGGGCACGAAGTCGCTGGTGCTGGTCTGCCATGACCCCGACGTGCCCAGCCGCGGCGACGACGTCAACCAGCCCGACCGCGAGGTGCCGGCCGACCTGCCGCGCGTCGACTTCTTCCACTGGGTGCTGGTCGACCTGCCGCCGACGGTGAACGAGATCGCCGAGGGCGAGTTCAGCCGCGGCTTCACCGCCCGCGGCAAGCAGGGCCCGGCGACGCTGCACGGCGCCCGCCACGGCCTGAACGACTACACCGGCTGGTTCGCCGGCAACGCCGACATGGCCGGCGACTACTTCGGCTACGACGGCCCGTTCCCGCCCTTCAACGACAGCCTGCTGCACCACTACGTCTTCACGCTGTACGCGGTGGACGTGGCGCGGCTGCCGGTCGAAGGCCGCTTCACCGGCGCGCAGGTGCGGCAGGCGCTGCAAGGCCATGTGCTGGCCGAGGCCCGCCTCAGCGGCACCTACACGCTGAACCGTCGCCTGCGCGGCCAGGGCTGA
- a CDS encoding histidine phosphatase family protein has translation MDSATRVLLVRHGETAWNVDSRIQGQLDVGLNERGRWQAVRLAQAVADEPLDAIYASPLSRAFATAEAVAGGRGLAVVPDPALMERHFGDFQGMTFVEIEQRWPDLALRWRQRDPDFGPAGGETLAAFYGRSVAAVGAIAARHRGQSIAVVAHGGVLDCLYRAAARLDLQATRTWRLGNASINRLLHSDEGFSLVGWDDERHLAEAPRDEIDDRVGPAA, from the coding sequence GTGGACAGCGCCACCCGCGTGCTGCTGGTGCGGCACGGCGAGACGGCCTGGAACGTCGACAGCCGCATCCAGGGCCAGCTCGACGTCGGACTCAACGAACGCGGCCGCTGGCAGGCGGTGCGGCTGGCGCAGGCGGTGGCCGACGAGCCGCTGGACGCCATCTACGCCAGCCCGCTGTCGCGCGCCTTCGCCACCGCCGAGGCGGTGGCCGGCGGCCGCGGCCTGGCGGTGGTGCCCGACCCCGCCCTGATGGAACGCCACTTCGGCGACTTCCAGGGCATGACCTTCGTCGAGATCGAGCAGCGCTGGCCGGACCTGGCCCTGCGCTGGCGCCAGCGCGACCCCGACTTCGGGCCTGCCGGCGGCGAGACGCTGGCCGCGTTCTACGGTCGCAGCGTGGCCGCGGTCGGCGCCATCGCGGCGCGCCACCGCGGCCAGTCGATCGCGGTGGTGGCGCACGGCGGCGTGCTCGACTGCCTGTACCGCGCCGCGGCCCGGCTGGACCTGCAGGCCACGCGCACCTGGCGCCTCGGCAACGCCAGCATCAACCGGCTGCTGCACAGCGACGAAGGCTTCAGCCTGGTCGGCTGGGACGACGAACGTCACCTGGCCGAGGCGCCGCGCGACGAGATCGACGACCGGGTCGGCCCGGCGGCCTGA
- a CDS encoding LysR family transcriptional regulator, with amino-acid sequence MDRLHSMRVFARVVELGSFAAAARDMGLSPAVVTRLVADLEQHLGARLINRTTRRLALTEAGADYLQRVQDVLDRIEEAENVARDAGTELAGTIRLATGASFAAHALAPVLRGFLQRYPKVVVDLHAFGSLLTTPEDEFDLTILVGPLPPQADFVARRLASTEIVACASPQYLASHPAGPPRHPDDLQRHESVVPVLAGVPREWRFERRDGGGPPVMVTLTGRLRVHHADVVLASAVAGAGIANLPSYVAAPALASGQLQWVLSGWRQPSVGVWAGLPTRRYLPLRIRVLVDWLVQAYGGEEADPWLKASPARG; translated from the coding sequence GTGGACCGGCTGCATTCGATGCGGGTGTTCGCCCGCGTGGTCGAGCTGGGCAGCTTCGCCGCCGCCGCCCGCGACATGGGCCTGTCGCCGGCCGTGGTCACCCGCCTGGTCGCCGACCTGGAGCAGCACCTGGGCGCACGGCTGATCAACCGCACCACCCGCCGGCTGGCGCTGACCGAGGCCGGCGCCGACTACCTGCAGCGGGTGCAGGACGTGCTCGACCGCATTGAGGAGGCGGAGAACGTGGCCCGCGACGCCGGCACCGAGCTGGCCGGCACCATCCGCCTGGCCACCGGCGCGTCGTTCGCGGCGCATGCGCTGGCGCCGGTGCTGCGCGGCTTCCTGCAGCGCTATCCGAAGGTGGTGGTGGACCTGCACGCCTTCGGCAGCCTGCTCACCACGCCCGAGGACGAGTTCGACCTGACCATCCTGGTCGGACCGCTGCCGCCGCAGGCCGACTTCGTCGCCCGGCGGCTGGCCAGCACCGAGATCGTGGCCTGCGCCAGCCCGCAGTACCTGGCGTCGCACCCGGCCGGGCCGCCGCGCCATCCCGACGACCTGCAGCGGCACGAATCGGTGGTGCCGGTGCTGGCCGGCGTGCCGCGCGAATGGCGCTTCGAGCGCCGCGACGGCGGCGGGCCACCGGTGATGGTCACCCTGACCGGCCGGCTGCGGGTGCACCACGCCGACGTGGTGCTGGCGTCCGCGGTGGCCGGTGCCGGCATCGCCAACCTGCCGTCCTACGTCGCCGCGCCGGCCCTGGCGTCGGGCCAGCTGCAGTGGGTGCTGTCGGGCTGGCGGCAGCCGTCGGTCGGTGTCTGGGCCGGGCTGCCGACGCGGCGCTACCTGCCGCTGCGCATCCGGGTGCTGGTCGACTGGCTGGTGCAGGCCTACGGCGGCGAGGAGGCCGACCCCTGGCTGAAGGCCAGCCCGGCGCGGGGCTGA
- a CDS encoding TonB-dependent receptor, with protein MNRCTPTALAAALSCLVTGLASAQAGPAAAPASEDADAPRRDGGVVVIRAPRAGTLPTALPATIEGLSRQDIETRGRAADAEDVLKYLPSLLVRKRYDGDHNHAILSSRASGTGNSARSMVYADGILLSNLLGNGVGGLSFPPRWGLVAPEEIERVDVLYGPFSAAFPGNSVGAVVDYVTRMPSRFEVHAKAGYSTQPSFDLYGTQGRFRSWQVSTAVGDRAGPWSWWLSAQRSDSHGQPLTFANRVVGGAPSPLGTPVTGAVADLNSAGQPWWILGSGTEYTSRQEQFKAKLAHDLSPTLRAAYTLGVWRNEVQGRSASYLRDAAGNVVSGGAINIGGRAYTLNGGDFPSTDERLTHLMHGLSIKSNTRGTWDWQVAASQYRYVTDTKRQTGATLPAGTLADGGGTGWHTLDLRGTWRPDGVDGAHTVDVGLQRHAHTLRYPTYALGDWSADAPAGVNSEVGGHTRLDSLWAQDAWRFRPDWKAVLGLRAEAWRAQGGTQILNVSPAVQQAGQRREHHLSPKAALSWQVRDSTVLKAALGRAVRLPTVAELYGATGTTNAQYINDANLRPERSWTGEVGAEQDLGNGLLRLTAFAEDTRDALYSQTTVLATGSGNTNVTRVQNVGRIATTGVEAAYQGRNVGWRGLDLAGSLTFADSEIKENAGFVATPGDTIGKRQPNIPRWRATALASWRFAPAWTATLAARHSGRQYRTLNNADVNGHTYMGVSRYLTVDARLHWKIDPRWTAAFGVDNLNNATYWNFHPYPQRTFNAELRYDL; from the coding sequence GTGAACCGCTGCACCCCGACGGCCCTGGCCGCCGCCCTGTCCTGCCTCGTCACCGGCCTGGCCAGCGCCCAGGCCGGCCCGGCCGCCGCCCCCGCCTCTGAAGACGCCGACGCACCGCGGCGCGACGGCGGCGTGGTCGTCATCCGCGCCCCGCGCGCCGGCACGCTGCCGACCGCGCTGCCGGCCACGATCGAAGGCCTGTCGCGGCAGGACATCGAGACCCGCGGGCGCGCCGCCGACGCCGAGGACGTGCTCAAGTACCTGCCCAGCCTGCTGGTGCGCAAGCGCTACGACGGCGACCACAACCACGCCATCCTCTCCAGCCGCGCCTCGGGCACCGGCAACAGCGCGCGCTCGATGGTCTACGCCGACGGCATCCTGCTGTCGAACCTGCTCGGCAACGGTGTCGGGGGGCTGAGCTTCCCGCCGCGCTGGGGCCTGGTGGCGCCGGAGGAGATCGAACGGGTGGACGTGCTGTACGGCCCGTTCTCCGCCGCCTTTCCCGGCAACTCGGTGGGCGCGGTGGTGGATTACGTGACCCGCATGCCCAGCCGCTTCGAGGTCCACGCCAAGGCGGGCTACAGCACGCAGCCGTCGTTCGACCTGTACGGCACGCAGGGCCGCTTCCGCTCGTGGCAGGTGAGCACCGCGGTGGGCGACCGCGCCGGCCCGTGGTCGTGGTGGCTAAGCGCGCAGCGCAGCGACAGCCACGGCCAGCCGCTGACCTTCGCCAACCGGGTGGTCGGCGGAGCGCCCAGCCCCTTGGGCACGCCGGTCACCGGCGCGGTGGCCGACCTCAACAGCGCCGGCCAGCCGTGGTGGATCCTCGGCAGCGGCACCGAATACACCAGCCGGCAGGAGCAGTTCAAGGCCAAGCTGGCGCACGACCTGAGCCCCACGCTGCGCGCGGCCTACACGCTGGGCGTCTGGCGCAACGAGGTGCAGGGCCGCTCGGCGTCGTACCTGCGCGATGCCGCGGGCAACGTGGTCAGCGGCGGCGCGATCAACATCGGCGGCCGCGCCTACACCCTCAACGGCGGTGACTTCCCGTCGACCGACGAGCGGCTCACCCACCTGATGCACGGGCTGTCGATCAAGTCGAACACCCGCGGCACGTGGGACTGGCAGGTGGCGGCCAGCCAGTACCGCTACGTCACCGACACCAAGCGGCAGACCGGCGCCACCCTGCCCGCCGGCACGCTGGCCGACGGCGGCGGCACCGGCTGGCACACGCTGGACCTGCGCGGCACCTGGCGGCCCGACGGCGTCGACGGCGCGCACACCGTGGACGTGGGCCTGCAGCGCCATGCCCACACCCTGCGCTACCCGACCTATGCGCTGGGCGACTGGTCCGCCGACGCGCCCGCCGGCGTCAACTCCGAGGTGGGCGGCCACACCCGGCTGGACAGCCTGTGGGCGCAGGACGCGTGGCGCTTCAGGCCCGACTGGAAGGCCGTGCTGGGCCTGCGCGCGGAGGCCTGGCGCGCGCAGGGCGGCACCCAGATCCTCAACGTCAGCCCGGCCGTGCAGCAGGCCGGCCAGCGCCGCGAACACCACCTCAGCCCCAAGGCCGCGCTGTCCTGGCAGGTGCGCGACAGCACGGTGCTCAAGGCCGCGCTCGGCCGCGCGGTGCGCCTGCCGACGGTGGCCGAGCTGTACGGCGCCACCGGCACCACCAACGCGCAGTACATCAACGATGCCAACCTGCGGCCCGAGCGCAGCTGGACCGGCGAAGTCGGCGCCGAGCAGGACCTGGGCAACGGCCTGCTGCGCCTGACCGCCTTCGCCGAGGACACCCGCGACGCGCTGTACTCGCAGACCACCGTGCTCGCCACCGGCAGCGGCAACACCAACGTCACCCGGGTGCAGAACGTCGGCCGCATCGCCACCACCGGCGTCGAAGCCGCCTACCAGGGCCGCAACGTCGGCTGGCGCGGGCTCGACCTGGCGGGCAGCCTGACCTTCGCCGACAGCGAGATCAAGGAGAACGCCGGCTTCGTCGCCACGCCCGGCGACACGATCGGCAAGCGCCAGCCCAACATCCCGCGCTGGCGCGCCACCGCGCTGGCGAGCTGGCGTTTCGCGCCGGCCTGGACCGCCACGCTGGCCGCGCGCCACAGCGGCCGGCAGTACCGAACGCTCAACAACGCCGACGTCAACGGCCACACCTACATGGGCGTCAGCCGCTACCTCACGGTCGACGCCCGGCTGCACTGGAAGATCGACCCGCGGTGGACCGCCGCCTTCGGCGTCGACAACCTGAACAACGCCACCTACTGGAACTTCCACCCCTACCCGCAGCGCACGTTCAATGCCGAGCTGCGCTACGACCTGTGA
- a CDS encoding YcnI family protein, which translates to MPTLRSLFAALLAALAGPAVAHVTLEPAQAAAGGTHKLSFRVTHGCDGSATTAVVLRLPPGLQGAKPMPKPGWSLQTTRRPLAQAQERHGRRITDELAEVRWSGGPLPDAHVDEFSIVATLPAGGPAPLAFPLTQECEQGRLDWQDAPGSRAPAPVLRLQAPAGPAPHHPH; encoded by the coding sequence ATGCCGACACTCCGATCCCTGTTCGCGGCGCTGCTGGCGGCCCTGGCCGGCCCCGCCGTCGCCCACGTCACGCTGGAGCCGGCGCAGGCCGCCGCCGGCGGCACGCACAAGCTGAGCTTCCGCGTCACCCATGGCTGCGACGGCAGCGCCACGACGGCCGTCGTGCTGCGCCTGCCGCCCGGCCTGCAGGGCGCCAAGCCGATGCCCAAGCCCGGCTGGTCGCTGCAGACGACACGCCGGCCGCTGGCCCAGGCGCAGGAACGCCACGGCCGCCGCATCACCGACGAACTGGCCGAGGTGCGCTGGTCCGGCGGACCGCTGCCGGACGCGCACGTCGACGAGTTCAGCATCGTCGCCACGCTGCCGGCCGGCGGCCCGGCGCCGCTCGCCTTCCCGCTGACCCAGGAATGCGAGCAGGGCCGCCTGGACTGGCAGGATGCGCCCGGCTCGCGCGCCCCGGCGCCGGTGCTGCGCCTGCAGGCACCGGCCGGCCCCGCCCCTCACCATCCGCACTGA
- a CDS encoding copper chaperone PCu(A)C, with translation MNPITLTALRAALAALVLAAAGGVAAQSSAVSAERGWTRPTVAGQPAAGGYLVLQNKGGADRVVAASSPVAQRVELHTMTLDNDIMRMRQLDAIDLPAGQTVELRPGGLHLMVFGLKAPLKTGERLPLVLTLEKGGELRTELAVRPTPPGGPAPAEHGTHGAHGGAHKH, from the coding sequence ATGAACCCGATCACCCTGACCGCCTTGCGCGCCGCCCTCGCCGCCCTGGTCCTCGCCGCCGCCGGCGGTGTCGCCGCGCAGTCCTCCGCCGTCAGCGCCGAGCGCGGCTGGACCCGGCCCACCGTCGCCGGCCAGCCGGCCGCCGGCGGCTACCTGGTGCTGCAGAACAAGGGCGGTGCCGACCGCGTGGTGGCGGCGTCCTCGCCGGTGGCGCAGCGGGTGGAGCTGCACACCATGACGCTGGACAACGACATCATGCGCATGCGCCAGCTCGACGCCATCGACCTGCCCGCCGGGCAGACGGTGGAGCTCAGGCCCGGTGGCCTGCACCTGATGGTGTTCGGCCTGAAGGCTCCGCTGAAGACGGGCGAACGCCTGCCGCTGGTGCTGACGCTGGAGAAGGGCGGCGAGCTGCGCACCGAGCTGGCGGTGCGGCCGACGCCGCCCGGCGGCCCGGCGCCCGCGGAGCACGGCACGCATGGCGCGCACGGCGGCGCGCACAAGCACTGA
- a CDS encoding response regulator has product MKHVLLLEDLPEIRTWLKALVMQVFPNAQISESARVHDALELVSALKFDLALIDLGLPDGSGVDVVARLRESQPEAQSVVVTIHDDDEHLFPALQAGAFGYLLKEQARELLTEQLQRISQGEPPLSPSIARRVIAYFAAQARPQANALPHVQLTERESEVLLRVAKGFTLPEIGVQLNLSRHTIADYVKQIYRKLNVSSRAEAALEAQRLGLFRR; this is encoded by the coding sequence ATGAAGCACGTCCTGCTGCTCGAAGACCTGCCTGAGATCCGCACCTGGCTGAAGGCGTTGGTCATGCAGGTGTTCCCCAATGCCCAGATCTCCGAGAGCGCACGCGTGCACGACGCGCTCGAACTGGTCTCGGCGCTGAAGTTCGACCTGGCGCTGATCGACCTCGGCCTGCCCGACGGCTCCGGTGTCGACGTGGTGGCCCGGCTGCGCGAAAGCCAGCCCGAGGCGCAGTCGGTGGTCGTCACCATCCACGACGACGACGAGCACCTGTTCCCCGCGCTGCAGGCCGGCGCCTTCGGCTACCTGCTGAAGGAACAGGCGCGCGAGCTGCTGACCGAGCAGCTGCAGCGCATCAGCCAGGGCGAGCCGCCGCTGTCGCCGTCGATCGCCCGCCGTGTCATCGCCTACTTCGCCGCACAGGCGAGGCCGCAGGCCAACGCGCTGCCGCATGTGCAGCTCACCGAGCGCGAGAGCGAGGTGCTGCTGCGTGTGGCCAAGGGCTTCACCCTGCCGGAGATCGGCGTGCAGCTCAACCTGTCGCGCCACACCATCGCCGACTACGTCAAGCAGATCTACCGCAAGCTCAACGTGAGCTCCCGCGCCGAAGCGGCGCTGGAAGCGCAGCGCCTCGGCCTGTTCCGCCGCTGA